A stretch of Gymnodinialimonas phycosphaerae DNA encodes these proteins:
- a CDS encoding MFS transporter: MRIGLTFLIAAYCLSQFFRAFLAVLAPVLTTDLGATTIDLATASGLWFATFALMQLPVGWALDTLGPRRTASALFILGAVGGCATFALAQGPGGIILAMALIGIGCSPILMATYYIFARTFSAAVFGTLAGVTVGVSSLGNILSAAPLAWVVDSFGWRETLWATTGFTLVVALGILLFLRDPPKPEGEARGSFVELLRIRALWPIYVGMFICYAPTAGIRGLWISPYVSEVFDATLQQVGFATLAMGLAMVAGNFLYGVADRFGSRKGGILLGNALVAVLCLAFFVVPPATFGIAVAMFVAIGTFGASYPAVMAHGRGFLPSHLTGRGVSLMNLFGMGGAGVMQFASGPTHGALSGSLGPIAAYGALFAIFGVAILLGLAVYAMAKERPA, encoded by the coding sequence ATGCGAATCGGCCTGACCTTCCTGATCGCGGCCTACTGCCTAAGCCAGTTCTTCCGCGCGTTCCTCGCGGTGCTGGCCCCGGTCCTGACAACGGACCTTGGCGCTACCACCATAGACCTTGCCACCGCGTCGGGCCTTTGGTTCGCCACCTTCGCCTTGATGCAGCTGCCCGTTGGGTGGGCGCTCGACACGCTTGGCCCGCGCCGCACGGCATCGGCGCTGTTCATCCTTGGCGCGGTTGGCGGCTGCGCGACCTTCGCCCTGGCGCAGGGTCCGGGCGGCATTATCCTTGCCATGGCGTTGATCGGCATCGGGTGCTCTCCGATCCTGATGGCGACCTACTACATCTTCGCGCGGACGTTCTCGGCGGCGGTCTTCGGAACCCTCGCGGGCGTCACCGTTGGGGTCAGCTCGCTGGGGAATATCCTGTCCGCCGCGCCGCTGGCGTGGGTGGTGGATAGTTTCGGCTGGCGCGAAACCCTGTGGGCCACGACCGGCTTCACGCTGGTTGTCGCCCTCGGCATCCTTCTTTTCCTGCGGGACCCCCCAAAGCCAGAGGGCGAGGCGCGCGGCAGCTTTGTGGAGCTACTGCGCATCAGGGCGCTTTGGCCGATCTACGTCGGCATGTTCATCTGTTACGCCCCCACGGCGGGAATTCGGGGCCTTTGGATCAGCCCCTATGTCAGTGAGGTCTTTGACGCGACCCTGCAACAGGTGGGTTTCGCAACCCTTGCGATGGGCCTGGCCATGGTCGCGGGCAACTTCCTTTACGGCGTGGCCGACAGGTTCGGCAGCCGCAAGGGGGGCATACTACTGGGCAACGCCCTTGTTGCGGTTCTTTGCCTGGCGTTCTTCGTCGTGCCGCCTGCGACCTTCGGGATTGCCGTTGCGATGTTCGTCGCGATCGGGACGTTCGGCGCGTCCTACCCGGCTGTCATGGCCCATGGGCGCGGCTTCTTGCCGTCGCATCTGACGGGGCGCGGGGTGAGCCTGATGAACCTGTTCGGAATGGGCGGCGCGGGGGTGATGCAGTTTGCCTCGGGGCCCACCCACGGCGCGTTAAGCGGGTCCTTGGGCCCGATCGCCGCCTATGGCGCGCTTTTCGCGATCTTTGGCGTGGCGATCCTTTTGGGGCTTGCCGTCTATGCAATGGCAAAAGAGCGGCCCGCTTGA
- a CDS encoding DEAD/DEAH box helicase, translating to MFDFDMLGLKPILAKTLKEAGFTEPTPIQNQAIPLALDGHDIMGLAQTGTGKTLAFGLPLMEHLLSLHGKPEPKTARALILAPTRELVNQIADNLRVFSNSTPVKITTVVGGQSIGRQISVLSRGTDILVATPGRLMDLMDRRAIDLSTVKHLVLDEADQMLDMGFIHALRKIAPALGTPRQTMLFSATMPKQMEELAGAYLTNPKKVQVSPPGKAADKVTQEVHFMPKPAKPAALRKVLSTDPEALALVFGRTKHGCEKLMKGLVADGFNAASIHGNKSQGQRDRAIKAFRDGQVKILVATDVAARGIDIPGVAYVINYELPDTPDNYVHRIGRTARAGREGEAIAFCSAEEVDLLVQIEKVMKMSIPVGSGTRPEAVKADKPQRGGGGRRRGGGGGGRPGGGGGGGAGRKPQGANGPGGKARKPRRPRRSKAA from the coding sequence TTGTTCGATTTCGATATGCTCGGCCTGAAGCCGATTCTTGCCAAGACCCTGAAAGAAGCCGGGTTCACTGAACCCACCCCGATCCAGAATCAGGCGATTCCCCTCGCACTCGACGGCCACGACATCATGGGTCTGGCCCAGACCGGCACCGGCAAGACGCTGGCCTTTGGTCTGCCACTGATGGAGCATCTGCTATCGCTCCATGGCAAGCCCGAGCCGAAGACCGCCCGCGCCCTGATCCTTGCCCCTACGCGTGAGCTGGTGAACCAGATCGCCGATAACCTGCGGGTATTCTCCAATTCCACGCCGGTGAAGATCACCACCGTTGTCGGCGGCCAAAGCATTGGCCGTCAGATCAGCGTCCTGTCGCGGGGCACCGATATCCTTGTTGCGACGCCGGGCCGCCTGATGGACTTGATGGACCGGCGCGCGATTGACCTGTCGACCGTGAAGCACCTTGTGCTGGATGAAGCCGACCAAATGCTCGACATGGGCTTCATCCATGCCCTGCGCAAAATTGCGCCCGCACTGGGGACGCCGCGCCAGACGATGCTGTTCTCGGCCACGATGCCGAAGCAGATGGAAGAACTGGCAGGGGCCTACCTGACCAACCCCAAGAAGGTGCAGGTCTCGCCCCCCGGAAAAGCCGCCGACAAGGTCACGCAGGAGGTGCATTTCATGCCCAAGCCCGCGAAACCGGCCGCGCTGCGCAAAGTCCTTAGCACCGACCCAGAGGCGCTGGCGCTGGTGTTCGGGCGCACGAAGCATGGCTGTGAAAAGCTGATGAAGGGCCTTGTGGCCGATGGGTTCAACGCGGCCTCCATCCACGGCAACAAATCGCAGGGTCAGCGCGACCGCGCGATCAAGGCGTTCCGTGACGGGCAAGTGAAGATCCTCGTGGCGACCGACGTCGCCGCGCGCGGTATCGACATTCCAGGCGTGGCTTATGTCATCAACTATGAATTGCCCGACACGCCCGACAACTACGTGCACCGCATCGGCCGGACCGCGCGCGCCGGTCGTGAGGGGGAGGCGATTGCCTTTTGCTCTGCCGAGGAAGTGGATCTGTTGGTTCAGATCGAGAAGGTCATGAAGATGTCCATCCCCGTGGGCTCTGGCACACGGCCCGAGGCGGTGAAGGCTGACAAGCCCCAGCGCGGGGGCGGCGGGCGTCGTCGTGGCGGCGGGGGCGGTGGTCGCCCCGGTGGCGGCGGTGGCGGTGGGGCCGGGCGCAAGCCTCAAGGCGCCAATGGCCCAGGTGGCAAGGCGCGCAAACCGCGCCGTCCGCGTCGTAGCAAAGCGGCCTGA
- a CDS encoding extracellular solute-binding protein, which yields MTRTISLLLGTTVALSAATAAQAQELNLYSSRHYETDERLYSDFTDLTGITINRIEGNADELIARMGAEGANSPADVFLTVDTSRLQRAADMGVLQPLENALLEERIPANLRDDDGMWFGFSQRARIIFYDTERVANPPQTYLELADPAYEGMICIRSSTNTYNQTLLAAMIENHGEEAAREWAAGIVANMARDPQGGDTDQLRGLVSGECDISVSNTYYMARAIRRDVEALSAEDRATIGWVFPDQGGNGAHVNLSGGGIAAHAPNMEAAVAFMEYLASEQAQEYFSAGNDEYPVVEGVAIAPSAMELGEFEADDVSLAAVAANLPLAQQIFNDVGWE from the coding sequence ATGACCCGCACGATCTCTCTGCTTCTGGGCACGACGGTGGCCCTTTCCGCCGCCACCGCGGCACAGGCGCAGGAACTGAACCTGTATTCCTCGCGCCACTACGAGACGGATGAGCGTCTGTACTCGGATTTCACCGATCTGACTGGCATCACCATCAACCGGATCGAGGGCAACGCCGATGAGCTGATCGCGCGGATGGGTGCCGAGGGCGCGAATTCGCCTGCCGATGTGTTCCTGACCGTCGATACCTCGCGCCTGCAACGCGCCGCTGACATGGGCGTGCTGCAACCACTGGAGAACGCGCTACTGGAAGAGCGTATCCCCGCCAACCTGCGCGATGACGATGGCATGTGGTTCGGCTTCTCACAGCGCGCACGGATCATTTTCTACGACACCGAGCGTGTGGCAAACCCACCTCAAACCTACCTGGAGCTTGCCGACCCGGCCTATGAAGGCATGATCTGCATCCGGTCCTCCACCAACACCTACAACCAGACACTGCTGGCTGCGATGATCGAGAACCACGGTGAGGAAGCCGCGCGCGAATGGGCCGCTGGCATCGTCGCCAACATGGCGCGTGATCCCCAGGGCGGTGACACCGACCAGCTGCGCGGGCTGGTCTCGGGCGAATGCGATATCTCGGTCTCCAACACCTATTACATGGCCCGCGCGATCCGTCGCGACGTGGAAGCGTTGAGCGCCGAGGACCGCGCTACCATCGGCTGGGTGTTCCCGGACCAGGGCGGCAACGGCGCCCACGTGAACTTGTCGGGCGGCGGCATCGCGGCCCATGCGCCGAACATGGAAGCGGCGGTGGCCTTCATGGAGTACCTCGCCTCGGAGCAGGCGCAGGAATACTTCAGCGCGGGCAACGATGAATACCCCGTCGTCGAAGGCGTGGCGATTGCGCCCTCCGCGATGGAGTTGGGCGAATTCGAGGCCGACGATGTCAGCCTGGCCGCTGTGGCAGCGAACCTTCCGCTGGCGCAGCAGATCTTCAACGACGTCGGGTGGGAATAA